GGCTCGGACGCGGCAGCACGACCAAGGTCGTCACCGAAACCGTGGCGCACAATTTTGCACCTGAAACCGTGCCGACGCCGACCGTTGCGCCAGGCGTTGCCGCATCTGTTCCAGCACCGCCGGAAGAAGCGTTGCACATTATTTCCTCGCCCATCGTCGGCACGTTTTACCGCTCGTCCTCGCCGACCACCGAACCCTTCGTCAACATCGGCGACCAAATCACCAACGGCAAAACGCTTTGCATCGTCGAAGCGATGAAGCTGATGAATGAGATTCAAGCCGACACCAACGGCATCGTCGCCAAAATCTTCGTCGAAAACGCGCAACCCGTCGAATACGGTCAACCCCTCTTCGGAATCAAAGTTTAGGGGCTAGGGGCTGGGGGCTAGAGGCTGGCATATCAGCCCAGCCCCCAGCCCCTAGCCCCTAGCCCCTAAACTCCTATGTTCAAAAAGATTCTCATCGCCAATCGCGGCGAAATCGCCTGCCGGGTCATCTGGGCCTGCAAAGAACTAGGCATTAAAACGGTCGCAGTGCACTCCGAAGCTGACCGCGATGCCTTGCACGTGCGCTTCGCCGACGAAGCGATTTGCATTGGCCCGCCGCCCTCGCCGCTGAGTTACCTGAACATTCCCGCGATCATTTCTGCTGCTGAAATCACCAATGTAGACGCAATCCATCCCGGCTACGGCTTTCTCTCCGAGAATCCGCACTTCGCTGAAATCTGCGACGAATGCCAGATCAAATTCATCGGCCCCACGCCGCAGGTGATGCGCACGATGGGCGACAAAGCCACCGCCAAACAGACAATGCAGGCCGCTGGCGTTCCCGTCACGCCCGGCAGCGCAGGCTTGCTTGATGAAGAAGAAGACGCCATTCGTGAAGCCGAAAAGATCGGTTACCCCGTACTCATCAAAGCCACGGCAGGCGGCGGCGGGCGCGGTATGCGAGTCGCGCACAACCGTGACGAACTCATCAACGGTTACAACACGGCACGCGCCGAAGCCGAAGCCGCTTTCAAAAACAGCGGCGTTTATCTCGAAAAATACATCGCCAATCCGCGCCATATCGAGATTCAAGTGCTCGCCGACGAACACGGCAATGTCGTGCATCTGGGCGAACGTGAATGCTCCGTCCAGCGCCGTCACCAAAAGCTGATCGAAGAGTCGCCCTCGCCCGCCGTCAGCTACGAATTGCGCCAGGAAATGGGCCGCGTCGCTGTCAAAGCCTGCCAGGAAGTCGGCTACAGCAACGCTGGAACCATTGAATTCCTGCTCGACGAAGACGGCAGTTTCTATTTCATGGAGATGAACACACGCATCCAGGTCGAGCACCCGGTGACCGAATTCGTCACCATCGCCGATCTGGTCGCCGCGCAAATCCGCATCGCCTATGGCGAGCCATTGGGTTTTCAGCAAGAAGATGTCTTCTTCGTCGGCCATGCCATCGAATGCCGCATCAACGCCGAAGACCCTGACACCTTCACGCCCAGCCCCGGCCGTATCACTACGTTGAATCTGCCCAGCGGCCCCGGCGTCCGCATAGACACCGCAATTTATGACGGCTATTTCGTGCCGCCGCACTACGATTCGCTGATCGCCAAACTGATCGTGCATCACCGCGACCGTCAACGCGCCATCGCCCGCATGCGCCGCGCGCTGGGCGCCATGGTCGTCGAAGGCATCAAGACAACGATCCCGATGCATTTGAAGATTTTGGATGAGCCGGATTTTGTGGCGGGTAACATCTCGACGCGGTTTATGGAGCGTTTTTTGAAGTAACAACAAGCCAAGCCGGAAAAATAATTTTGCTTAAGCTAAACCCTTATTGTTTTGTTATTTAACCCTGTTACATCTGAGCCATTTATAGCCCGTAAAAAAAAAAAAACAGCTTGACGGTGCCCCCCTCTTCGACATATCTTGCGCGCGCCTTAAACAGCAGTAACCCAAAGTAACAAACAAACGATACAACCGTTGTCCGAAACATTTCTTTTTGTGAAAGCCTGTCGGGCGAATTGCAGCCTGCGACGTTGGACCCAAGCCCCAGCGTGTCAGCCGTAACTTGCCGGGTAAGCGACCGTTTGGAAAGCAGCAAGAAACACAAGCGAATTCTAAATCAGAACAACAAAGAGTAGGGCAGACCTTAGTCCGTCCTACGTGTCCCAATCCTGCGTGTTCTGATATAGCGTGAAGTAACGCGCTGCCTGGTCCGAGGCAAGTCTGTCTCAGGCCCGCTAGCCGTGGCTTAGTAACACGCCATAACATCGTTGCTCTGCTGAGCGGGTCGCCGCCGTTTTCTGTTTCCCCCATAAGTAACATAATTTTGCCAACACCCGCCGCCGCGCGGGTCTAGGGAGGAGTTTGCCATGCGTGGTCTAGCCACATTTCGCCGCACCTTGAGTTTGCTATTGATGATCGCCCTGCTTGCCAACCAAGCCTTAGCCTTGACTGCGTCAGGCTTCATCGGTGTTTGGCAAGCTGAACAACAACACCTATCGTTCTGGTGGCAGGCCAGCGGTTGGGCCAAGACGCTCACCGCTTTGCCGTCGCGGCTAACCGGTCAAGCCCAATCCGGCGGCGTCAGACCTGAAACCCAGGCCGACCGCGATGCGCGCGCGTACGAACTCAAAATCCAGCCCGACAACGTCACCGCTCAACCCGGCCAGCAGGTCATCTTTCAAGCCGTCGCTTATGACTTCAACGGCAACGCCATCCCCGGCGTCAAATTCGATTGGAGCGCCAACGACGAAGGCCGCAAAGAACCCGCCACCGTCACACCGCAGGGCGAATTCCGCGCGCTGATGGATGGCACTTATAAAGTCACCGCATACGCGCTGGGCCGCCAAACACAGGTCATCGTCAAAGTCGTGGGTGAGCCTTTCAAACTGCGCAAGCCCGAAGAGATTCCTAGCGGCAC
This is a stretch of genomic DNA from Acidobacteriota bacterium. It encodes these proteins:
- the accC gene encoding acetyl-CoA carboxylase biotin carboxylase subunit, whose amino-acid sequence is MFKKILIANRGEIACRVIWACKELGIKTVAVHSEADRDALHVRFADEAICIGPPPSPLSYLNIPAIISAAEITNVDAIHPGYGFLSENPHFAEICDECQIKFIGPTPQVMRTMGDKATAKQTMQAAGVPVTPGSAGLLDEEEDAIREAEKIGYPVLIKATAGGGGRGMRVAHNRDELINGYNTARAEAEAAFKNSGVYLEKYIANPRHIEIQVLADEHGNVVHLGERECSVQRRHQKLIEESPSPAVSYELRQEMGRVAVKACQEVGYSNAGTIEFLLDEDGSFYFMEMNTRIQVEHPVTEFVTIADLVAAQIRIAYGEPLGFQQEDVFFVGHAIECRINAEDPDTFTPSPGRITTLNLPSGPGVRIDTAIYDGYFVPPHYDSLIAKLIVHHRDRQRAIARMRRALGAMVVEGIKTTIPMHLKILDEPDFVAGNISTRFMERFLK
- the accB gene encoding acetyl-CoA carboxylase biotin carboxyl carrier protein translates to MKKTASPKAATKPSKPAAKAVGKAAVKAAAKPQPAETENLNLDEIKELIELIAEKQFTDFELERGVFRLRLGRGSTTKVVTETVAHNFAPETVPTPTVAPGVAASVPAPPEEALHIISSPIVGTFYRSSSPTTEPFVNIGDQITNGKTLCIVEAMKLMNEIQADTNGIVAKIFVENAQPVEYGQPLFGIKV